In Mobula hypostoma chromosome 10, sMobHyp1.1, whole genome shotgun sequence, a single genomic region encodes these proteins:
- the LOC134352857 gene encoding WD repeat-containing protein 20-like isoform X1 — MAAEGGGKELNEIKSQFRTREGAYKLLSLSEYSRPNRVPLSATQGTNPVRVSMVNVRDQSGSGDRICFNVGRELYLYLYRGPRKAADLSKPIDKRIYKGTQPTCHDFNQFTATPDSVSLVVGFSAGQVQYLDPIKKETSKLFNEERFIDKTKVTCLKWMPESESLFLVAHTSGNLYLYNVDHPCGTTAPHYQPLKQGPGFAVYTCKSKSSRNPLLKWSVGEGALHEFAFAPDGKHVACASQDGSLRVFHFDSMELYGVMKSYFGGLLCVCWSPDGRYIVTGGEDDLVTVWSFWDCRVIARGHGHKSWVSVVAFDPYTSSMDEGDPPEFSGSDDDFQEHAPLARNRTNSTLSRLSKHNSTDGRAASVTYRFGSVGQDTQFCLWDLTEDILFPHKPLSRARTHTNVVSTAVPGSLSGGSLTSGLLLEAGTANSVPHSLSRSNSLPHPAVTNANSKAHTDGGIPFSISKFATLAHHERKDKCTEKDHKRNHSIGHVISKSNDKLHMVTRNKTDPAKSLGTTLCPRMDEVPLLEPLVCKKIAHERLTVLIFLEDCIVTACQEGFICTWARPGKVVSMGGTGTDQRRNLCHLLLP; from the exons ATGGCGGCtgagggtggggggaaggagttgAACGAGATCAAGTCGCAGTTCCGGACCCGGGAGGGAGCCTACAAGCTGCTAAGCCTGTCGGAGTACAGTCGCCCGAACCGGGTGCCCCTGAGCGCCACCCAGGGCACCAATCCGGTGCGGGTTTCCATGGTAAACGTGCGGGACCAGAGCGGCAGCGGCGACCGCATCTGCTTCAATGTGGGCCGGGAGCTCTACCTCTACCTGTACCGCGGCCCCAGAAAG GCAGCAGATCTAAGCAAACCCATTGACAAGCGGATATACAAAGGGACACAGCCCACCTGTCATGATTTTAACCAGTTCACTGCCACACCTGACAGCGTCTCGCTTGTAGTTGGTTTCTCTGCAGGTCAAGTGCAGTACCTGGATCCGATCAAGAAGGAAACCAGCAAACTGTTTAATGAAGAG AGGTTTATTGACAAGACCAAGGTGACCTGCCTAAAGTGGATGCCTGAGTCTGAGAGCCTCTTCCTGGTCGCCCACACCAGCGGCAACCTTTACCTCTACAATGTGGACCATCCGTGTGGAACCACTGCTCCCCACTACCAGCCGCTGAAGCAGGGACCTGGCTTTGCTGTATACACCTGCAAGAGCAAGTCGAGCCGTAACCCACTGCTGAAGTGGTCAGTGGGCGAGGGCGCGCTGCACGAGTTCGCCTTTGCCCCTGACGGCAAGCATGTGGCATGTGCTAGCCAGGACGGCAGCCTGCGGGTCTTCCACTTTGATTCAATGGAGCTGTATGGCGTGATGAAGAGCTACTTTGGGGGCTTGCTGTGCGTGTGCTGGAGTCCAGACGGCCGCTATATCGTGACGGGGGGTGAGGACGACCTCGTGACAGTCTGGTCCTTCTGGGACTGCCGGGTGATCGCACGGGGTCATGGTCACAAGTCCTGGGTCAGTGTGGTGGCTTTTGACCCTTACACAAGTAGCATGGATGAAGGCGACCCGCCCGAGTTCAGTGGGAGTGACGACGACTTTCAGGAGCACGCTCCGCTTGCCCGTAATCGCACAAACAGCACTTTATCCAGACTCTCCAAGCACAATTCCACAGATGGACGGGCAGCCAGCGTGACCTACCGCTTTGGCTCTGTGGGCCAGGACACTCAGTTTTGTCTCTGGGATTTGACAGAAGACATCCTTTTCCCCCATAAGCCCCTCTCGCGGGCTCGGACGCACACGAATGTGGTGAGCACCGCGGTCCCTGGCTCCCTAAGTGGCGGAAGCCTCACCAGCGGTCTCTTACTGGAGGCTGGCACTGCCAACTCTGTCCCGCACTCGCTCTCCCGCTCCAACAGCCTGCCGCACCCAGCAGTGACCAATGCCAACAGTAAGGCCCACACAGATGGGGGTATCCCCTTTAGTATCAGCAAGTTCGCCACGCTGGCTCATCATGAGCGCAAGGATAAGTGCACGGAGAAGGACCACAAACGTAACCACAGCATCGGGCACGTCATCAGCAAGAGTAACGACAAGCTGCACATGGTCACAAGGAACAAAACTGATCCAGCAAAGAGTCTGGGGACCACCCTGTGCCCCCGTATGGATGAGGTGCCATTGCTAGAGCCTTTGGTCTGTAAAAAGATTGCACATGAGAGATTAACGGTGTTGATATTCTTGGAGGACTGcatagtcactgcctgccaagaGGGCTTCATTTGCACATGGGCACGGCCAGGTAAAGTGGTGAGTATGGGAGGCACAGGGACAGATCAGAGACGTAATCTCTGTCACCTCCTCCTGCCTTAG
- the LOC134352857 gene encoding WD repeat-containing protein 20-like isoform X2: protein MAAEGGGKELNEIKSQFRTREGAYKLLSLSEYSRPNRVPLSATQGTNPVRVSMVNVRDQSGSGDRICFNVGRELYLYLYRGPRKAADLSKPIDKRIYKGTQPTCHDFNQFTATPDSVSLVVGFSAGQVQYLDPIKKETSKLFNEERFIDKTKVTCLKWMPESESLFLVAHTSGNLYLYNVDHPCGTTAPHYQPLKQGPGFAVYTCKSKSSRNPLLKWSVGEGALHEFAFAPDGKHVACASQDGSLRVFHFDSMELYGVMKSYFGGLLCVCWSPDGRYIVTGGEDDLVTVWSFWDCRVIARGHGHKSWVSVVAFDPYTSSMDEGDPPEFSGSDDDFQEHAPLARNRTNSTLSRLSKHNSTDGRAASVTYRFGSVGQDTQFCLWDLTEDILFPHKPLSRARTHTNVVSTAVPGSLSGGSLTSGLLLEAGTANSVPHSLSRSNSLPHPAVTNANSKAHTDGGIPFSISKFATLAHHERKDKCTEKDHKRNHSIGHVISKSNDKLHMVTRNKTDPAKSLGTTLCPRMDEVPLLEPLVCKKIAHERLTVLIFLEDCIVTACQEGFICTWARPGKVGLLSAQNQANSPSGTVV from the exons ATGGCGGCtgagggtggggggaaggagttgAACGAGATCAAGTCGCAGTTCCGGACCCGGGAGGGAGCCTACAAGCTGCTAAGCCTGTCGGAGTACAGTCGCCCGAACCGGGTGCCCCTGAGCGCCACCCAGGGCACCAATCCGGTGCGGGTTTCCATGGTAAACGTGCGGGACCAGAGCGGCAGCGGCGACCGCATCTGCTTCAATGTGGGCCGGGAGCTCTACCTCTACCTGTACCGCGGCCCCAGAAAG GCAGCAGATCTAAGCAAACCCATTGACAAGCGGATATACAAAGGGACACAGCCCACCTGTCATGATTTTAACCAGTTCACTGCCACACCTGACAGCGTCTCGCTTGTAGTTGGTTTCTCTGCAGGTCAAGTGCAGTACCTGGATCCGATCAAGAAGGAAACCAGCAAACTGTTTAATGAAGAG AGGTTTATTGACAAGACCAAGGTGACCTGCCTAAAGTGGATGCCTGAGTCTGAGAGCCTCTTCCTGGTCGCCCACACCAGCGGCAACCTTTACCTCTACAATGTGGACCATCCGTGTGGAACCACTGCTCCCCACTACCAGCCGCTGAAGCAGGGACCTGGCTTTGCTGTATACACCTGCAAGAGCAAGTCGAGCCGTAACCCACTGCTGAAGTGGTCAGTGGGCGAGGGCGCGCTGCACGAGTTCGCCTTTGCCCCTGACGGCAAGCATGTGGCATGTGCTAGCCAGGACGGCAGCCTGCGGGTCTTCCACTTTGATTCAATGGAGCTGTATGGCGTGATGAAGAGCTACTTTGGGGGCTTGCTGTGCGTGTGCTGGAGTCCAGACGGCCGCTATATCGTGACGGGGGGTGAGGACGACCTCGTGACAGTCTGGTCCTTCTGGGACTGCCGGGTGATCGCACGGGGTCATGGTCACAAGTCCTGGGTCAGTGTGGTGGCTTTTGACCCTTACACAAGTAGCATGGATGAAGGCGACCCGCCCGAGTTCAGTGGGAGTGACGACGACTTTCAGGAGCACGCTCCGCTTGCCCGTAATCGCACAAACAGCACTTTATCCAGACTCTCCAAGCACAATTCCACAGATGGACGGGCAGCCAGCGTGACCTACCGCTTTGGCTCTGTGGGCCAGGACACTCAGTTTTGTCTCTGGGATTTGACAGAAGACATCCTTTTCCCCCATAAGCCCCTCTCGCGGGCTCGGACGCACACGAATGTGGTGAGCACCGCGGTCCCTGGCTCCCTAAGTGGCGGAAGCCTCACCAGCGGTCTCTTACTGGAGGCTGGCACTGCCAACTCTGTCCCGCACTCGCTCTCCCGCTCCAACAGCCTGCCGCACCCAGCAGTGACCAATGCCAACAGTAAGGCCCACACAGATGGGGGTATCCCCTTTAGTATCAGCAAGTTCGCCACGCTGGCTCATCATGAGCGCAAGGATAAGTGCACGGAGAAGGACCACAAACGTAACCACAGCATCGGGCACGTCATCAGCAAGAGTAACGACAAGCTGCACATGGTCACAAGGAACAAAACTGATCCAGCAAAGAGTCTGGGGACCACCCTGTGCCCCCGTATGGATGAGGTGCCATTGCTAGAGCCTTTGGTCTGTAAAAAGATTGCACATGAGAGATTAACGGTGTTGATATTCTTGGAGGACTGcatagtcactgcctgccaagaGGGCTTCATTTGCACATGGGCACGGCCAGGTAAAGTG
- the LOC134352857 gene encoding WD repeat-containing protein 20-like isoform X3, whose translation MAAEGGGKELNEIKSQFRTREGAYKLLSLSEYSRPNRVPLSATQGTNPVRVSMVNVRDQSGSGDRICFNVGRELYLYLYRGPRKAADLSKPIDKRIYKGTQPTCHDFNQFTATPDSVSLVVGFSAGQVQYLDPIKKETSKLFNEERFIDKTKVTCLKWMPESESLFLVAHTSGNLYLYNVDHPCGTTAPHYQPLKQGPGFAVYTCKSKSSRNPLLKWSVGEGALHEFAFAPDGKHVACASQDGSLRVFHFDSMELYGVMKSYFGGLLCVCWSPDGRYIVTGGEDDLVTVWSFWDCRVIARGHGHKSWVSVVAFDPYTSSMDEGDPPEFSGSDDDFQEHAPLARNRTNSTLSRLSKHNSTDGRAASVTYRFGSVGQDTQFCLWDLTEDILFPHKPLSRARTHTNVVSTAVPGSLSGGSLTSGLLLEAGTANSVPHSLSRSNSLPHPAVTNANSKAHTDGGIPFSISKFATLAHHERKDKCTEKDHKRNHSIGHVISKSNDKLHMVTRNKTDPAKSLGTTLCPRMDEVPLLEPLVCKKIAHERLTVLIFLEDCIVTACQEGFICTWARPGFTVGTESS comes from the exons ATGGCGGCtgagggtggggggaaggagttgAACGAGATCAAGTCGCAGTTCCGGACCCGGGAGGGAGCCTACAAGCTGCTAAGCCTGTCGGAGTACAGTCGCCCGAACCGGGTGCCCCTGAGCGCCACCCAGGGCACCAATCCGGTGCGGGTTTCCATGGTAAACGTGCGGGACCAGAGCGGCAGCGGCGACCGCATCTGCTTCAATGTGGGCCGGGAGCTCTACCTCTACCTGTACCGCGGCCCCAGAAAG GCAGCAGATCTAAGCAAACCCATTGACAAGCGGATATACAAAGGGACACAGCCCACCTGTCATGATTTTAACCAGTTCACTGCCACACCTGACAGCGTCTCGCTTGTAGTTGGTTTCTCTGCAGGTCAAGTGCAGTACCTGGATCCGATCAAGAAGGAAACCAGCAAACTGTTTAATGAAGAG AGGTTTATTGACAAGACCAAGGTGACCTGCCTAAAGTGGATGCCTGAGTCTGAGAGCCTCTTCCTGGTCGCCCACACCAGCGGCAACCTTTACCTCTACAATGTGGACCATCCGTGTGGAACCACTGCTCCCCACTACCAGCCGCTGAAGCAGGGACCTGGCTTTGCTGTATACACCTGCAAGAGCAAGTCGAGCCGTAACCCACTGCTGAAGTGGTCAGTGGGCGAGGGCGCGCTGCACGAGTTCGCCTTTGCCCCTGACGGCAAGCATGTGGCATGTGCTAGCCAGGACGGCAGCCTGCGGGTCTTCCACTTTGATTCAATGGAGCTGTATGGCGTGATGAAGAGCTACTTTGGGGGCTTGCTGTGCGTGTGCTGGAGTCCAGACGGCCGCTATATCGTGACGGGGGGTGAGGACGACCTCGTGACAGTCTGGTCCTTCTGGGACTGCCGGGTGATCGCACGGGGTCATGGTCACAAGTCCTGGGTCAGTGTGGTGGCTTTTGACCCTTACACAAGTAGCATGGATGAAGGCGACCCGCCCGAGTTCAGTGGGAGTGACGACGACTTTCAGGAGCACGCTCCGCTTGCCCGTAATCGCACAAACAGCACTTTATCCAGACTCTCCAAGCACAATTCCACAGATGGACGGGCAGCCAGCGTGACCTACCGCTTTGGCTCTGTGGGCCAGGACACTCAGTTTTGTCTCTGGGATTTGACAGAAGACATCCTTTTCCCCCATAAGCCCCTCTCGCGGGCTCGGACGCACACGAATGTGGTGAGCACCGCGGTCCCTGGCTCCCTAAGTGGCGGAAGCCTCACCAGCGGTCTCTTACTGGAGGCTGGCACTGCCAACTCTGTCCCGCACTCGCTCTCCCGCTCCAACAGCCTGCCGCACCCAGCAGTGACCAATGCCAACAGTAAGGCCCACACAGATGGGGGTATCCCCTTTAGTATCAGCAAGTTCGCCACGCTGGCTCATCATGAGCGCAAGGATAAGTGCACGGAGAAGGACCACAAACGTAACCACAGCATCGGGCACGTCATCAGCAAGAGTAACGACAAGCTGCACATGGTCACAAGGAACAAAACTGATCCAGCAAAGAGTCTGGGGACCACCCTGTGCCCCCGTATGGATGAGGTGCCATTGCTAGAGCCTTTGGTCTGTAAAAAGATTGCACATGAGAGATTAACGGTGTTGATATTCTTGGAGGACTGcatagtcactgcctgccaagaGGGCTTCATTTGCACATGGGCACGGCCAG